From the genome of Scytonema hofmannii PCC 7110, one region includes:
- a CDS encoding TMEM175 family protein: protein MEKGRLTAFSDGVIAIIITIMVLELKVPHGDDLATLRPLIPLFLSYILSFINLGIYWNNHHHLFQVVQYVSGRVLWANLHLLFWLSLIPFVTAWMGENYFTALPVAFYGGVLLFSSIAYLILTMTLIVHHGQGSAIATAIGRDFKGKVSVAIYAVSILLAFANSWLAFSLYVLVAMMWLIPDRRIEKAMR from the coding sequence ATGGAAAAAGGAAGATTGACAGCATTCAGTGATGGTGTCATCGCCATCATCATCACAATTATGGTACTGGAATTGAAGGTGCCCCACGGAGATGATTTAGCTACATTACGTCCGCTAATTCCCTTATTTCTCAGCTACATCCTTAGCTTTATCAATTTGGGAATTTATTGGAATAACCACCACCACTTATTTCAGGTAGTGCAATATGTCAGCGGTCGAGTTTTATGGGCTAATTTACATTTGTTATTCTGGCTATCGCTTATTCCCTTTGTCACCGCCTGGATGGGCGAAAATTACTTCACCGCTTTACCTGTTGCCTTTTATGGTGGTGTGCTGTTGTTCAGCTCAATTGCTTATTTAATTCTGACTATGACTCTAATCGTTCACCACGGTCAAGGCTCGGCGATCGCGACTGCCATCGGGAGAGATTTTAAGGGCAAGGTATCAGTGGCGATCTATGCCGTATCGATTCTCCTCGCCTTTGCTAATTCATGGTTGGCTTTTAGTCTCTATGTATTAGTAGCAATGATGTGGTTGATTCCAGATCGCAGGATTGAGAAAGCAATGCGCTGA
- a CDS encoding RidA family protein, translated as MNQPEFFVTPGYGEYMLNELHYSQAVKIGDRVETSGQGGVDDNLQIPESLADEIAQAFRNVERTLATAGAGWEHVVHINSYHVGGFPPEVNDVMVKLFRHYMPNHAPIWTEVGVAALALPTMRIEIRVTAIIS; from the coding sequence ATGAATCAGCCTGAGTTTTTTGTCACTCCTGGTTATGGCGAATACATGCTGAATGAATTGCATTACTCGCAAGCGGTAAAAATTGGCGATCGAGTGGAGACATCAGGACAAGGCGGAGTAGATGACAATCTGCAAATTCCCGAATCGCTTGCGGACGAGATTGCTCAGGCGTTTCGGAACGTAGAGCGAACCTTGGCAACTGCCGGCGCGGGTTGGGAGCATGTTGTCCACATCAATTCTTACCATGTTGGAGGGTTTCCCCCAGAGGTTAACGATGTGATGGTCAAGCTATTTCGTCATTACATGCCCAACCATGCCCCCATTTGGACAGAGGTCGGAGTTGCAGCTCTTGCACTTCCAACGATGCGAATTGAAATTCGCGTTACTGCAATTATTTCGTGA